One segment of Panicum virgatum strain AP13 chromosome 3K, P.virgatum_v5, whole genome shotgun sequence DNA contains the following:
- the LOC120696752 gene encoding cationic amino acid transporter 6, chloroplastic-like, with protein sequence MDKGALPPSGTDHGAGGSFASLRAYGRALAQTPRRVAQRSCAATAPGEEMSRVRARSGAHMARALRWWDLVGLGLGGMVGAGVFVTTGRATRLYAGPGVVVSYAIAGLCALLSAFCYTEFAVDMPVAGGAFSYLRVTFGEFAAFLTGANLIMEYVFSNAAVARSFTAYLGTAVGVDAPSKWRIPVPGLPEGFNQVDLVAVGVILLISVCICYSTKESSLVNMVLTAVHVAFILFIIVIGFVHGDARNLTRPADPSQNPGGFFPHGAMGVFNGAAMVYLSYIGYDAVSTMAEEVERPARDIPIGVSGSVVVVTVLYCLMAASMSMLLPYDAIDPEAPFSGAFKGKAGMAWVSNVIGAGASLGILTSLMVAMLGQARYLCVIGRSGVMPAWLARVNPRTATPVNASAFLGLFTAALALFTELDILLNLVCIGTLFVFYMVANAVVYRRYAGALLGRSAWPTLAFLGTFSLVALSFTLVWKLAPPERGVRAGLLAACAAVAVATVAAFQALVPQAHAPELWGVPGMPWVPAASVFLNVFLLGSLDRPSYVRFGFFSAAAVLVYVLYSVHASYDAEESGLDDGGAKVQDEACTV encoded by the exons ATGGACAAGGGCGCGCTGCCACCGTCTGGCACCGACCATGGCGCCGGCGGATCGTTCGCGAGCCTCCGCGCGTACGGCCGCGCGCTGGCGCAGACGCCTcggcgcgtggcgcagcggtcgtgcgcggcgacggcgcccgGGGAGGAGATGAGCCGGGTGCGGGCGCGGTCGGGCGCGCACATGGCGCGCGCGCTGCGGTGGTGGGACCTCGTCGGGCTGGGCCTGGGCGGCATGGTGGGGGCCGGGGTCTTCGTCACCACAGGCCGCGCCACCAGGCTCTACGCGGGGCCTGGGGTCGTCGTGTCCTACGCCATTGCCGGCCTCTGCGCGCTCCTCTCCGCCTTCTGCTACACCGAGTTCGCCGTCGACATGCCCGTCGCCGGCGGAGCCTTCAGCTACCTCCGCGTCACCTTCG GGGAGTTCGCGGCGTTCCTGACGGGGGCGAACCTGATCATGGAGTACGTCTTCTCcaacgccgccgtggcgcgAAGCTTCACGGCGTACCTGGGCACGGCGGTCGGCGTGGACGCGCCCAGCAAGTGGCGGATCCCCGTGCCGGGGCTGCCGGAGGGGTTCAACCAGGTGGacctcgtcgccgtcggcgtCATCCTCCTCATCTCCGTATGCATCTGCTACAG CACCAAGGAGAGCTCGTTGGTGAACATGGTCCTGACGGCGGTGCACGTGGCGTTCATCCTGTTCATCATAGTGATCGGGTTCGTGCACGGCGACGCGCGGAACCTGACCCGTCCTGCCGACCCGTCCCAGAACCCCGGCGGCTTCTTCCCGCATGGCGCCATGGGCGTGTTCAACGGCGCGGCCATGGTGTACCTGAGCTACATCGGGTACGACGCCGTGTCCACCATGGCCGAGGAGGTGGAGCGGCCCGCGCGCGACATCCCCATCGGCGTCTCGGgctccgtcgtcgtcgtcaccgtGCTCTACTGCCTCATGGCCGCCTCCATGTCCATGCTCCTCCCCTACGACGCG ATCGACCCGGAGGCGCCGTTCTCGGGGGCGTTCAAGGGGAAGGCGGGGATGGCGTGGGTGTCCAACGTgatcggcgccggcgcgagCCTCGGCATCCTGACGTCGCTCATGGTGGCGATGCTCGGGCAGGCGCGGTACCTCTGCGTCATCGGCCGCTCCGGCGTCATGCCGGCCTGGCTCGCCAGGGTGAACCcccgcaccgccacccccgtcaaCGCCTCCGCCTTCCTCG gCCTCTtcacggcggcgctggcgctgtTCACGGAGCTGGACATCCTGCTCAACCTCGTCTGCATCGGCACGCTCTTCGTCTTCTACATGGTGGCCAACGCCGTCGTGTACCGCCGCTATGCCGGCGCCTTGCTCGGCCGCAGCGCCTGGCCGACGCTCGCGTTCCTCGGCACCTTCTCCCTCGTGGCGCTCTCCTTCACGCTGGTCTGGAAGCTGGCGCCGCCCGAGCGCGGCGTGCGGGCGGGCCTCCTCGCCGCGTGCGCGGCGGTCGCGGTGGCCACGGTCGCCGCGTTCCAGGCGCTGGTGCCGCAGGCGCACGCGCCCGAGCTGTGGGGCGTGCCCGGGATGCCGTGGGTGCCCGCGGCGTCCGTGTTCCTCAACGTCTTCCTGCTGGGCTCGCTGGACCGCCCCTCCTACGTCCGCTTCGGCTtcttctcggccgccgccgtgctggtGTACGTGCTCTACAGCGTGCACGCAAGCTACGACGCCGAGGAGAGCGGTCTCGACGACGGCGGGGCAAAGGTGCAGGACGAAGCATGCACGGTGTAG